The nucleotide sequence AGATCAACGTCCGCTAACCGGTAAATCCGGGTTAGTGATTCGGGAATTCGACCGGTTATCCGGTTCCCGCTTAGCAATGCGCGGCTGAGCATGGTTAACCGGCCGAAGTCCGGCGGGATTACGCCGGAGATGAGGTTGTTACGGAGGTCTAAGTGCATTAAGCTAGAAAGGTTGGTTAACGATTTTGGAATTGAACCGGATATCCGGTTATCCGCGACGTTTAAAACAGCTAACCGGTGTAACCTTCCGATGTCGTTTGGTATCCCGCCGGAGATTTGGTTTCCGATGAGATCGAGCGTACGGAGGAAAGGGAGACGTGTGATGCAGGTGGGAATCTCGCCGGAGATACCTTTCCAATCGGCGATGGTGATGGCGGAGAGACGAGCGAGGTCGCAGATAGCGGGAGAGATGTGTCCGGTCATGTAACCGGTTCGGTGAGCTCGCTCGAAGATGGGGTCTTCTGACTCGCCGCGGAGGTTGATGTCGGCGACTCGGTGAGTGAGCGAGTCGCAGCTAACGCCGTACCAGTTGTGGCAGCAGTCTTGGCCGGTCCATGAGTTGAAAATGCCGAGGTATGGCTCGTGGAGTGCTGCACGGAAAGCTAGAAGTGCACGGCGGTCTGAAGGCGGACAGCATGTTGCGGTTGAGACTAGAAGGAGGAGGAGTGATACGAAGACGTTGAGCTTCATTGTTCGAGATTCTCTTTTGTCACAGTGTTGGGAATTGGGACTTGATGTGTGAGTGTAGAAGATAAACGTTATGGGCATATAAATAGcgaataataataaataacgaattttaaaaataaatatttataaacaaagAGAAAGGACAATACTTGgcaaaaatacattaaatattatttttacatagtTATTAGATAATatagttcggtttggtttatatGATTAGACATTTTGGACTCGAAACAACAATAATGGTGTGTTCGTGTAATCTTCATTAATCATTAAAATTCTACATTAAATAGTCAACATAAAATGCAAATTCATGTTAGATTTAATACTATACACCGAAATACCAACATTGTTATGGAATATAATGGTACTTAAACCGAAACTAATAAATTGGTGATTCAGAAAATGTAAGTGATTTAGGGGGTGTTAGTGGGACTTAGATTTCAATagagtttgttgattttaaaagttgagagatttgttaaatttggaaagagatgtagagaattttgtatattgtgaaaatctatgaaaataaagtaatgtaatgattctaagaattcaAGGTAAACATGTAGTATTCTCAAAATCTTAATTTGTGAGTTAAAATGATAAGAATTCAACTCCCAATAACACTTACTTTAATAGATTTGTAgaatcattaaaatctaaactttttgaataacaaatgattttgtATAGAGTTATAGaatcatcaaaccaataacaatagatttcaATGAGAATATGAGaatctataaaccaataacactagacttAGAAATTCTAAGACTCATTATAAATCTCATCCCCACTAACACCCCCTTAAATATTTGCAAAATTGGTGATAACTTTCTTAACATGTGGCTTTGTTTAATGAATAACATGGGATTAAATGGTTCGTAATACTAGTTATGTGGACACAAATATGTAGAAACCACACACATGGATTAGAGTTTGAAGCACATTCATTAGATATCAATAGGGAAGCTTGCGGACAAACTAAGATAGAGACAGGAACTGGAAGTGGGGGAGAGTTTCCATGCAAATAATTGAAGCTACGATTAGATTTTCCGATGAGACTTGCCGGCTAGATAAGATTCGTCTACAATTAATCAAAAGTCACCATGATGCCACGTTGCCATGTCCTTGCATTTTAATCGTTTTTCTTTCATAAGCATTCTTCTACGCATCTTCCGAATCGCATATAATTGTAGTTACGTTGAATAAAATGTCACgatagaaagagaaaaaaaaaagaaattttacgATACTTTGTCCGTCCGCACATCTAGTTCAGCACCGACGGTTTTGTATAGAACCACAGGGTACATAAACAAAGAGACATAACTGCGATACATTTTTCTTGTTCTTGGCAATTGGCAATGGCATTCATAAATGATTAATATGAGACATATTATTACTCCATTAGGAATTTGtagaaatgagtttaatattcaTGTTTGAATTCGCTGTTTGTTGCCACATCAGTACTACCTTTGACTATTTTACTTGTTGAGTTTATCAAAGTTTGTAGGATAGGTTTTTGCGGGTATTTTACGTGTTAAAAGACTCAAAACATTACAGTTATTGTTTCTGGTTATAATCATCCACGAACTCCAAAGCCTTGGTTGGTGATAAAATTGTGAAGATAATACTTTTATATAGAAAGGGTAtctttctgaaaaaaaaaacaatgtaatAAGATAGTCTTGAGTTAAACTTATAAATTTCGAagtttgaaatttacaattattaaataatagaaaaattatttgTGAATAATTTTTTCATAAGTTTTATCTTTGTAAGATAGAGATAAtagtaaaatagtttaataCTCCCTCTATTTCAAAATACTTGATGTTTTAAATATGAATACACAAGAATTAatgaatagttttttttcttaaaagtaacattaaaaatataaagtaaaactaATTCAACCAATCATAAAAACCACTATAAAACATTATTGGTGACACAGTTttgtaaaactaaaactaatataaaaatatcaaaacatcaaatattttaaaacattttaaactctccaaaacatcatttattttgaaagggAAGGAGTATATATCAACTTTAAACTCCAGTTCTAAAAAGTAACTTTTAAGCCCATAAAATCTAAACAAAGTGATgtgttttttaacttttaaaccataaaaacttaacttttaacttttattttcaaCATATAAGCTTAgcttttaaaccctaaaactttactgaacttttcttttctcatcgcataaaaataaactttcaacTTTTCTTCTAGCACTTAATTTTAAACACACAGAAACTTGTAAAtcctaaaatataaacaaactgATGTGTTTCGTGAGCTtttaaaattcagaaaaaaaagagtatacTTTTCTAAGACCTTTGATCCAATTGTCCATAAATCAACCGGATGATTTTCGTGGACAAATGTAGCAAAAGAGAACCGAATACTAAATTGAACTGGGCCTTTGGCCCATTTCTTCCTTAGAAATGGATGCTCATTAAACCTTTCCTGGCTTAATGCAAAGACAAACCATGAGGATACACACAAAAATGTCTGTGTCAAGACTTGAAAGCTCTCAATTGTCTTTTACAACATAGGCTTAGACAAAACAAACATCTTCATGCTCAGTCTCAGAGCAATTGTTTTCTTCTCTACTTACTTTTAAGATCTAACACAATTGACGTAAGAGACAGAGTGAACAAACCAGAAACAGAGATTAAAAATACTCCATTTGCTAAGAATCAGAGGACTCTGCTTCATTGCTCCACCAGAAGCTAACCGAGAAACTCATTGTTAAAGACCTGACATAGTGCCACCATTTGGAGGGATGTACAGCATTTCGCCTTCCTCTAGGATACAATCCATAAACTCTAGCTCCACCACCTTTGGAAACTCGTTCTTGTCGATGTTGTCAAGATCAACCTTCAACCAAAGTTTGAAACCACCCCGTTTGGACACAAGGATCAAGTCGACTCAGCTTCCGTTTAAACACAGTATCAGATTTGAATATAGGATTAGAAAACTACCTGGCTAGAGTTGCAAAGCATTGTCTCAGAATAAGGTAAAGTTCGTCTTGCAATGAGGATGGGTAAAGCCTTATATACTTCTTGCCAACAACCTGAAGAACAGATGATATCAAACATTAAATAggagaatgaaaagaaaaaattaaataaattttccggGGTGAAACGATAAGTTTGGTTAGTCAAACTAAGAGTTTAGTTTTTGTTCAGACATCAGGCTTCAATCCAGCGAGATGATCAGGCTTTCTTATGCAAGAacatcaaagaagaagaagctcgtTAATCACTTACAGAACGTATACATTGGGGACAAGCGT is from Brassica napus cultivar Da-Ae unplaced genomic scaffold, Da-Ae ScsIHWf_617;HRSCAF=912, whole genome shotgun sequence and encodes:
- the LOC125604741 gene encoding DNA damage-repair/toleration protein DRT100-like, which translates into the protein MPITFIFYTHTSSPNSQHCDKRESRTMKLNVFVSLLLLLVSTATCCPPSDRRALLAFRAALHEPYLGIFNSWTGQDCCHNWYGVSCDSLTHRVADINLRGESEDPIFERAHRTGYMTGHISPAICDLARLSAITIADWKGISGEIPTCITRLPFLRTLDLIGNQISGGIPNDIGRLHRLAVLNVADNRISGSIPKSLTNLSSLMHLDLRNNLISGVIPPDFGRLTMLSRALLSGNRITGRIPESLTRIYRLADVDLSGNQLYGPIPASLGRMAVLATLNLDGNKFSGEIPQTLMTSSVMNLNLSRNMLQGKIPEGFGPRSYFTVLDLSYNNLKGPIPRSISGASFIGHLDLSHNHLCGRIPVGSPFSHLEAASFMYNDCLCGKPLRACLKN